A section of the Parasteatoda tepidariorum isolate YZ-2023 chromosome 6, CAS_Ptep_4.0, whole genome shotgun sequence genome encodes:
- the LOC107451797 gene encoding uncharacterized protein isoform X10 yields the protein MDDSLHCDGSSAPSDRASSTLDTITDTTEGRCSAIGGQPSPNLLDSALPSDSDHNFDHHSSEEELEVINCSTSGGPSKYPEKRKWSQANNRLSLGSGSGSDEEVRDLMCVSAPVEFRSSPPANVPKPSRSLSPPPKLFHASTTIPPHELCSVSPRKRHRRTLLAASAATSTSTNLVDHRPSLDFEKMQQNRRKRTSHGYVTRGKSYILCENV from the exons ATGGATGACTCCTTGCACTGTGATGGCAGCTCCGCTCCTTCAGACCGAGCGAGCAGCACCTTGGATACCATCACGGATACGACGGAGGGCCGTTGTAGTGCCATCGGCGGCCAGCCAAGCCCCAACCTGCTCGACTCTGCTCTGCCTAGCGACAGTGACCACAACTTTGACCACCACAGCTCCGAAGAGGAGCTAGAAGTGATAAACTGCAGCACAAGCGGAGGGCCTAGCAAGTACCCGGAGAAGCGGAAGTGGTCGCAGGCCAACAACAGACTTAGTCTCGGATCCGGGTCCGGCTCGGACGAGGAGGTTCGGGACCTAATGTGTGTCTCGGCACCCGTCGAGTTCCGTTCCTCTCCGCCGGCCAACGTCCCCAAGCCCAGCCGGTCGCTTTCGCCTCCACCTAAGCTATTCCACGCCTCGACGACGATCCCACCACATGAGCTGTGCTCCGTCTCGCCTAGGAAGAGACATAGGCGCACACTCCTGGCTGCCTCGGCGGCCACCTCTACTAGTACAAATCTTGTCGACCATCGACCGTCTCTAGACTTCGAAAAAATGCAGCAG AATCGGCGAAAAAGGACATCACATGGATATGTAACACGGGGAAAGTCGTACATCTTGTGTGAGAATGTTTAG